From one Sphaeramia orbicularis chromosome 9, fSphaOr1.1, whole genome shotgun sequence genomic stretch:
- the LOC115425883 gene encoding LOW QUALITY PROTEIN: protein unc-45 homolog B-like (The sequence of the model RefSeq protein was modified relative to this genomic sequence to represent the inferred CDS: inserted 1 base in 1 codon) has protein sequence MGDPVQLKDEGNKYFQAGDIDKAIDCYTKAIKVCKDKKVLAVIHRNRSACYLKKENYSNAASDATKAIDVDAADIKALYRRCQALEKLGKLDMAFKDVQRCATLEPKNKTFLETLRRLGAEIQTKLKTTFSTDSRVQNMFEILLDDEVDKDKKEKAANNLVVLSREEAGAERIFENNGVPLLLNMIEKGKPEMILAAIRTLSGMCTGHKARAMAIVHMVGVDKLCSIMAVDNEEIALATCNLFQCIYDSFTGGDKREFGKEEAVVLDVSKDLKAILLSLLEMVGSKKVSGHGRDQALNLLSKNVPRKDKRNTDNSRSLFTIDHGLKKILKVCGQVPELPDQLPLTENTQLIASVLLNKIYDDLKCDPERDNFRDICDQYIKSKIDPNDMDKTIHAINTISGLLQGPFDVGNALVGHQGIMEMMVALCGSEREVDQMVAVEALIHSSSKMSRASFIITNGVSLLKEIYKKTKNEKIKIRALVGLCKLGSAGGDDYSMRQFAEGSTEKLAKQCRKWLCNPQIDTKTRKWAIEGLAYLTNDADVKDDFVEDEPAMXAMFELAKSKDKTILYSVACTLVNCTNSYDKKEIIPELVQLAKFSKQHVPEQHPKDKKDFIEKRVKRLLKAGVTSALAVMVKADNSILTDQTKEMLARVFLALSEDPKDRGTIVAQGGGKALIPLALEGTDVGKVKASHAIAKIAAISNPEIAFPGERVYEVIRPLVSLLSTDRDGIQNFEALRGLTNLAGFSEKLRVKIVKEKALPEIENYMFEEHDEIRQAATECMCNLVTCKEVQERYMEDGNDKLKLLVLLCGEDDESLQIAAAGAVAMLTAAQKKLCAKVTLVTAQWLEILQRLCLHPNPHIAHRGIVTVFNMLNSDDTELAKKLIESELLEILSVIGKADDNPKRQDAINAARTCLVKAMDLGLIKPFTCPS, from the exons ATGGGAGACCCAGTTCAGTTAAAAGATGAGGGAAACAAATATTTCCAAGCTGGAGATATTGACAAGGCTATTGATTGCTACACTAAAGCCATCAAGGTTTGCAAGGACAAGAAAGTGCTGGCGGTCATTCACAGAAACAGATCTGCATGCTACTTAAAAAAG GAAAACTATAGCAATGCAGCATCTGATGCAACTAAAG CAATTGATGTCGATGCAGCAGACATTAAAGCATTATACCGGCGCTGCCAGGCTCTGGAGAAACTAGGAAAACTGGACATGGCTTTCAAAGATGTGCAGAGATGTGCAACACttgaaccaaaaaacaaaactttcctGGAGACTTTACGTCGACTGGGAGCAGAAATCCAGACCAAG CTCAAAACAACATTCTCTACAGATTCACGAGTACAGAACATGTTTGAGATTCTCCTTGATGATGAAGTGGACAAGGACAAGAAGGAAAAA GCTGCCAATAATTTAGTTGTGTTGTCCAGAGAGGAAGCTGGAGCAGAAAGAATCTTTGAGAATAATGGTGTGCCTCTGCTGCTCAACATGATCGAGAAAGGCAAACCTGAGATGATCCTTGCTGCCATCCGTACTTTATCTGGAATGTGCACTGGACACAAAGCTCGG GCAATGGCAATTGTTCACATGGTGGGCGTTGATAAGTTGTGCAGCATCATGGCTGTTGACAATGAAGAGATTGCACTGGCTACTTGCAACCTCTTCCAATGCATCTATGACTCCTTCACTGGTGGGGATAAAAGGGAATTCGGGAAAGAAGAAGCTGTGGTTTTGG ATGTATCCAAAGATCTGAAAGCCATCCTTCTCTCTCTGTTGGAGATGGTTGGAAGTAAGAAAGTGTCAGGCCACGGAAGAGACCAAGCTCTGAATCTCCTGAGCAAGAACGTACCTCGCAAAGATAAGAGAAACACAGACAACTCCAGGTCACTCTTCACTATTGACCATG GGTTGAAGAAGATCCTCAAGGTTTGTGGTCAGGTGCCAGAATTGCCAGATCAGCTGCCtttgacagaaaacacacaactgATTGCTAGCGTACTTCTCAACAAGATCTATGATGACCTCAAGTGTGACCCAGAGAGAGACAACTTCAGGGACATTTGTGACCAGTACATCAA ATCCAAAATTGACCCCAATGACATGGACAAAACCATTCACGCCATCAACACCATCTCAGGGCTGCTGCAGGGCCCCTTTGACGTCGGTAACGCTCTGGTTGGACATCAAGGTATTATGGAGATGATGGTAGCACTTTGTGGCTCAGAGCGTGAGGTGGACCAGATGGTCGCTGTGGAAGCTCTGATCCACTCCTCCTCAAAGATGAGCCGTGCCAGCTTCATCATCACCAATGGCGTGTCGCTGCTCAAAGAAATCTACAAGAAAACCAAGAATGAGAAGATTAAAATACGTGCACTTGTG GGTCTCTGTAAACTGGGATCAGCCGGAGGGGATGATTACAGTATGAGGCAGTTTGCTGAAGGCTCCACTGAGAAACTGGCCAAACAGTGCAGGAA ATGGCTCTGCAATCCTCAGATTGACACCAAAACAAGAAAGTGGGCTATTGAGGGTCTCGCTTATCTGACTAATGATGCTGATGTGAAAGATGACTTTGTTGAGGATGAACCTGCCA AAGCCATGTTTGAACTGGCCAAG tctaAGGACAAGACCATCTTATATTCTGTGGCTTGCACCTTGGTTAACTGCACCAACAGTTATGACAAAAAGGAAATCATCCCTGAGCTGGTTCAACTTGCCAAGTTTTCAAAACAGCATGTGCCTGAGCAGCACCCAAAg GACAAGAAGGACTTCATTGAAAAGAGAGTGAAAAGGCTGCTAAAGGCTGGAGTCACGTCAGCGCTTGCTGTCATGGTCAAGGCAGACAATTCAATATTGACCGATCAAACCAAGGAAATGCTGGCAAG GGTATTCCTGGCATTGTCAGAGGATCCCAAAGATCGTGGCACTATTGTAGCCCAAGGTGGAGGAAAG GCTTTGATACCACTGGCTCTGGAAGGAACAGATGTTGGGAAGGTGAAGGCCTCCCATGCCATCGCTAAGATTGCAGCTATTTCTAACCCAGAAATTGCTTTCCCTGGTGAGAGG GTGTATGAGGTGATTAGGCCTTTAGTCAGCCTTCTGAGCACAGACAGAGATGGGATTCAGAACTTTGAAGCTCTTAGAGGCCTCACCAACTTGGCTGGTTTCAGTGAAAAACtcag AGTCAAGATTGTGAAAGAAAAGGCTCTGCCAGAAATTGAGAACTACATGTTTGAGGAGCACGATGAGATCAGACAAGCTGCCACCGAATGCATGTGCAACCTCGTGACATGTAAAGAG GTACAAGAGCGTTATATGGAAGATGGGAATGATAAGCTGAAGCTGCTGGTGCTGCTTTGTGGTGAAGATGATGAGAGTCTTCAGATAGCTGCAGCTGGAGCTGTAGCCATGCTCACTGCTGCACAGAAGAAGCTCTGCGCCAAAGTGACCCTAGTG ACTGCTCAGTGGCTGGAGATTCTGCAGCGTCTGTGCCTTCATCCCAATCCCCACATTGCACACCGAGGCATCGTCACTGTCTTCAACATGCTCAACTCAGATGACACGGAACTGGCCAAGAAACTGATTGAAAGTGAGCTGCTGGAAATCCTGTCAGTGATTGGCAAGGCCGACGACAATCCCAAAAGGCAGGACGCCATCAACGCAGCCCGCACATGTCTGGTCAAAGCTATGGATCTGGGCCTCATCAAACCATTCACTTGCCCCTCTTAA